A section of the Kribbella sp. HUAS MG21 genome encodes:
- a CDS encoding YdeI/OmpD-associated family protein, whose protein sequence is MTAELIVADAVAWHAWLQEHHETNDGVWLVLAKKNVTTPTSLTYDEALEEALCHGWIDGQRRGRDEQTFVQRYTPRRPRSLWSQRNVDLIARLEQEGRMYAAGRAQVERAKADGRWEKTYGGASKLEVPDDLAAALAANPKAQAMFDILTSANRFGVIYQVTGAKRPETRERRIARFVEQLSRGETLYPQKRTL, encoded by the coding sequence ATGACTGCGGAACTGATCGTCGCGGACGCCGTCGCCTGGCACGCCTGGCTCCAGGAGCACCACGAGACGAACGACGGCGTCTGGCTGGTGCTCGCGAAGAAGAACGTGACCACCCCGACCAGCCTCACGTACGACGAGGCGCTCGAGGAAGCCCTGTGTCACGGGTGGATCGACGGGCAACGCCGCGGCCGCGACGAGCAGACGTTCGTGCAGCGGTACACGCCGCGGCGCCCGCGGAGCCTGTGGTCGCAGCGGAACGTGGACCTGATCGCGCGGCTCGAACAGGAAGGCCGGATGTACGCCGCCGGCCGCGCCCAGGTGGAACGCGCCAAGGCCGACGGCCGCTGGGAGAAGACGTACGGCGGAGCAAGCAAGCTGGAGGTCCCGGACGATCTCGCAGCCGCGCTGGCCGCGAACCCGAAGGCGCAGGCGATGTTCGACATCCTCACCAGCGCCAACCGCTTCGGCGTGATCTACCAGGTGACCGGCGCGAAACGCCCCGAGACCCGGGAACGGCGGATCGCCCGCTTCGTCGAGCAACTGTCCCGCGGCGAAACCCTCTACCCGCAGAAGCGCACGCTCTAG
- a CDS encoding TetR/AcrR family transcriptional regulator, with amino-acid sequence MTETVRASRPGGRTARVRSDVLAAVEAELAEHGYDGLTMDAVAVRSGVHRTTLYRRWKTVAGLLVDLLAAGADDAWEPADTGSLEGDLIAVNREVHAALTARPSVTQAVIAASFRTTEAAEALTRFWEDRYARTARVVERAVARGEIPADVDAQQLLLTATAPLYHQLVLLRQPMTRSAADHHARIAAASVR; translated from the coding sequence ATGACGGAGACGGTGCGCGCAAGCAGGCCGGGCGGACGGACCGCGCGGGTGCGGTCGGACGTGCTCGCGGCGGTGGAGGCCGAGCTGGCCGAGCACGGGTACGACGGCCTCACGATGGACGCGGTCGCCGTACGCTCCGGTGTCCACCGGACGACGCTGTACCGGCGGTGGAAGACGGTGGCCGGCCTGCTGGTGGACCTGCTCGCGGCCGGTGCCGACGACGCGTGGGAGCCGGCCGACACCGGTTCCCTCGAAGGGGACCTGATCGCGGTGAACCGGGAGGTGCACGCCGCGCTCACGGCCCGACCGTCCGTCACCCAGGCGGTGATCGCGGCGTCGTTCCGTACGACGGAAGCGGCCGAGGCGCTCACCCGCTTCTGGGAGGACCGCTACGCACGCACGGCCCGCGTCGTCGAGCGGGCGGTGGCGCGCGGCGAGATCCCGGCGGACGTCGACGCGCAGCAGCTCCTGCTCACCGCGACCGCGCCGCTCTACCACCAGTTGGTCCTGCTCCGGCAGCCCATGACCCGGTCCGCGGCCGATCACCACGCCCGGATCGCGGCGGCCTCGGTCCGCTAA
- a CDS encoding AraC family transcriptional regulator: MDVLDELLAGTRAQDGVFNLTILDPPWALEIRDEAALALATLVRGSGWITRDGLEPQRMEQGDVAIVTGPQPYVVGDSLQTAPQLRIRPGGVCEPLPGAPVDYSARLGVRTYGSRKPGEVMVASGTYQVAGDVSRRLVTALPPVLVVPAADVAGSVMEMITSEIQRDAPGQQSVLDRWLDLALITTLRAWFARPESQAPGWYQAQTDPVAGTALRLLHEDPAYPWNVTELADRVGISRASLARRFTAVVGEAPMSYLTGWRITLAADQLRSTRDTVETIARRVGYANAFALSVAFKRVRGITPTDHRRAA; the protein is encoded by the coding sequence ATGGACGTACTCGACGAGCTGCTGGCCGGGACCCGGGCGCAGGACGGGGTGTTCAACCTGACGATCCTGGATCCGCCGTGGGCGCTGGAGATCCGGGACGAGGCGGCACTCGCGCTCGCGACGCTGGTCCGCGGCTCCGGCTGGATCACCCGCGACGGGCTCGAGCCGCAGCGGATGGAGCAGGGTGACGTCGCGATCGTCACCGGCCCGCAGCCGTACGTCGTCGGCGACTCGCTGCAGACCGCGCCGCAGCTGCGGATCCGTCCGGGCGGCGTCTGCGAACCGTTGCCGGGGGCACCGGTCGACTACTCGGCGCGACTCGGCGTGCGGACGTACGGCAGCCGCAAGCCCGGCGAGGTAATGGTTGCCAGCGGCACCTATCAGGTCGCGGGCGACGTCAGCCGCCGGCTCGTCACGGCGCTGCCGCCGGTACTCGTCGTACCGGCGGCCGACGTGGCGGGTTCGGTGATGGAGATGATCACCAGCGAGATCCAGCGCGACGCGCCGGGGCAGCAGAGCGTGCTGGACCGGTGGCTCGACCTCGCGCTGATCACCACGCTCCGGGCGTGGTTCGCGCGGCCGGAGTCGCAGGCGCCGGGGTGGTACCAGGCGCAGACCGATCCGGTCGCGGGGACGGCGTTGCGGCTGCTGCACGAGGATCCGGCGTACCCGTGGAACGTCACCGAGCTCGCGGACCGCGTCGGGATCTCGCGCGCGTCGCTGGCCCGGCGGTTCACGGCGGTCGTGGGTGAGGCGCCGATGAGCTACCTGACCGGCTGGCGGATCACGCTCGCCGCGGACCAGCTCCGGTCGACCCGGGACACCGTCGAGACGATCGCCCGCCGGGTCGGGTACGCGAACGCGTTCGCGTTGAGCGTTGCGTTCAAGCGGGTCCGCGGGATCACGCCTACCGACCACCGCCGGGCGGCGTGA
- a CDS encoding virginiamycin B lyase, translating to MSVSEFAVGGAPYGVVAAGGEVWTTLVHTGRVATVSGRVFELDAPQSRPSVIVDGPEDAVWFTRTGDDRIGRIGYDGSVSAVEVAGAPYGLCVGPDGALWCTLMSSDAIGRITVGGDMSTYPIGTTGAYPGMITAYGGDLWFTLNQANAIGRMTTDGKVSTYPLPTAGAGPVGISAGPDGVWFTELLASRAGRITADGDIEEFALPEGSKPHAAAATPDGGCWLTLWAAAQLVHLDAKGNITERVGFEAGAEPHGLSLDGDTVWVALEKGSLAHIQPGG from the coding sequence ATGTCAGTCAGTGAATTCGCGGTCGGCGGCGCTCCGTACGGCGTGGTCGCGGCCGGCGGCGAGGTGTGGACGACGCTCGTCCACACCGGCCGCGTCGCGACCGTCTCCGGCCGGGTCTTCGAGCTCGACGCACCGCAGTCCCGCCCGAGCGTGATCGTCGACGGTCCGGAGGACGCCGTCTGGTTCACGCGTACCGGCGACGACCGGATCGGGCGGATCGGGTACGACGGCAGCGTGTCGGCGGTCGAGGTCGCCGGAGCGCCGTACGGGCTGTGCGTCGGCCCGGACGGCGCGCTGTGGTGCACGTTGATGAGCAGCGACGCGATCGGGCGGATCACGGTCGGCGGCGACATGTCGACGTACCCGATCGGGACGACGGGCGCGTACCCGGGGATGATCACGGCGTACGGCGGCGACCTGTGGTTCACGCTCAACCAGGCGAACGCGATCGGCCGGATGACGACCGACGGCAAGGTCTCGACCTATCCGCTGCCGACGGCCGGCGCCGGGCCGGTCGGGATCAGCGCAGGTCCGGACGGCGTCTGGTTCACCGAGTTGCTCGCGAGCCGGGCCGGACGGATCACGGCCGACGGGGACATCGAGGAATTCGCCCTGCCCGAAGGATCGAAGCCGCACGCCGCGGCCGCGACGCCCGACGGCGGGTGCTGGCTCACTCTGTGGGCGGCCGCCCAACTGGTCCACCTCGATGCCAAGGGCAACATCACCGAGCGGGTCGGCTTCGAGGCCGGGGCCGAGCCGCACGGGCTCAGCCTCGACGGCGACACCGTCTGGGTCGCGCTGGAGAAGGGTTCGTTGGCTCACATCCAGCCTGGCGGGTGA
- a CDS encoding YafY family protein — protein sequence MSETSARLLALLSLLQARRDWPGALLAERLEVSPRTVRRDVDRLRDLGYPVRATKGPDGGYRLDAGADLPPLLFDDDQAIAVAVALQTATSTVTGIEEGALRALATVRQVMPARLRQRVDALQVTTVDRYAHRRTTVDSEQLIAIGTAVRAREVLRFDYASPRAPEDEWVPPRKVEPHHLVTWGGRWYLVGWDLDRGDWRTFRVDRMTPKTPTGPRFTPRELPAPDVATYISSRFHGTDQNPCRGEAILQAKASDIAQWAGRGAFVEEVTPTSCRLVLSAWSWTGLAATFGMFECDLELVGPQELKDAAAQLATRYQEAVS from the coding sequence ATGTCCGAAACCTCAGCTCGACTCCTGGCGCTGCTGTCGCTGTTGCAGGCGCGCCGGGACTGGCCGGGCGCACTGCTCGCCGAGCGGCTCGAAGTCAGCCCGCGGACGGTCCGCCGCGACGTCGACCGGCTGCGCGACCTGGGCTACCCGGTGCGCGCGACGAAGGGTCCCGACGGTGGCTACCGCCTGGACGCGGGGGCCGACCTGCCGCCGCTGCTGTTCGACGACGACCAGGCGATCGCGGTCGCGGTGGCGCTGCAGACCGCGACCAGTACGGTCACCGGCATCGAGGAGGGCGCGCTGCGGGCGCTGGCCACGGTCCGTCAGGTGATGCCCGCGCGGCTGCGGCAACGCGTCGACGCCCTGCAGGTCACCACGGTCGACCGTTACGCGCATCGCCGTACGACGGTCGACTCCGAGCAGCTGATCGCGATCGGTACGGCGGTCCGCGCACGGGAGGTACTGCGGTTCGACTACGCGTCGCCCCGGGCGCCGGAGGACGAGTGGGTGCCGCCGCGCAAGGTCGAGCCGCATCACCTCGTGACCTGGGGCGGCCGCTGGTACCTCGTCGGCTGGGACCTGGACCGCGGCGACTGGCGGACGTTCCGGGTGGACCGGATGACGCCGAAGACGCCGACCGGACCGCGTTTCACCCCGCGCGAGCTCCCGGCGCCGGACGTCGCGACGTACATCTCGAGCCGCTTCCACGGGACGGACCAGAACCCGTGCCGCGGCGAGGCGATCCTGCAGGCGAAGGCGTCGGACATCGCGCAGTGGGCCGGGCGCGGTGCGTTCGTCGAGGAGGTCACGCCGACGAGTTGCCGGCTGGTGCTCAGCGCGTGGTCGTGGACCGGGCTGGCCGCGACGTTCGGGATGTTCGAGTGCGACCTGGAGCTCGTCGGGCCGCAGGAGTTGAAGGACGCCGCGGCGCAACTGGCGACGCGCTACCAGGAGGCCGTGTCATGA
- a CDS encoding ABC transporter permease, whose translation MTTLTLTTPAVTAAQPSRNFLRDIRIVMGRELKPVLRDPFSLLFGMIQPLIFLALFGPLLSGSMGGAFGDGVWQWFVPSILVMTTLFGTSTTGANLLFEFQTGAHERMLVTPLSRSSLLIGRALKEMVPLFGQAVIVIAVMTPFAFDLHVGGALVGLALLGVFGVGLGAFSYALAIAVRKQDWMFWVVQQTFLFPLMILSGMLLPLETGPGWMRVASKFNPLSYLVDAERSLFAGDVLSSAVLWGWAAALVTAALGLTVGIRAMLRSAG comes from the coding sequence ATGACCACGCTCACCCTCACCACTCCCGCGGTCACCGCCGCGCAGCCCTCGCGGAACTTCCTGCGCGACATCCGGATCGTGATGGGCCGCGAGCTCAAGCCGGTACTGCGCGACCCGTTCAGCCTGCTGTTCGGGATGATCCAGCCGCTGATCTTCCTGGCCCTGTTCGGCCCGTTGCTCTCGGGGTCGATGGGCGGCGCGTTCGGCGACGGCGTCTGGCAGTGGTTCGTGCCGTCGATCCTGGTAATGACCACGCTCTTCGGTACGTCGACCACCGGGGCGAACCTGCTCTTCGAGTTCCAGACCGGCGCGCACGAGCGGATGCTGGTCACCCCGTTGTCCCGCTCCTCGCTGCTGATCGGCCGGGCACTCAAGGAGATGGTGCCGCTGTTCGGGCAGGCGGTGATCGTGATCGCGGTGATGACCCCGTTCGCGTTCGACCTGCACGTCGGCGGCGCGCTCGTCGGGCTGGCGCTGCTCGGGGTGTTCGGCGTCGGGCTCGGCGCGTTCAGCTACGCGCTGGCGATCGCCGTCCGCAAGCAGGATTGGATGTTCTGGGTGGTGCAGCAGACGTTCCTGTTCCCGCTGATGATCCTGTCCGGGATGCTGCTGCCGCTGGAGACCGGTCCCGGGTGGATGCGGGTCGCGTCGAAGTTCAACCCGCTCTCGTACCTCGTCGACGCCGAGCGGAGCCTGTTCGCGGGCGACGTGCTGTCGAGCGCGGTGCTGTGGGGCTGGGCGGCCGCGCTCGTGACCGCGGCGCTCGGCCTGACCGTCGGCATCCGCGCGATGCTCCGCTCGGCCGGCTGA
- a CDS encoding UbiA prenyltransferase family protein, which produces MSTDVRVRGSAARVRDVVAVGRPAFWVVSIVPYYTGILLATHRLIPPVEEWPRLIVGAIVMGPLVWLAVLAVNDAYDLPSDRLNPRKAKSPLLDGRITLRAAKRLAFAAAVAAVGLSLHVGIVFALGVLLAVLLGYAYSVPPVRLKTRAGFDVAVNALALGAFGPLAGWAAINPDLSDFPWLMGLQGTLAAVGLYLPTTLADLEADRAAGYQTIAVRFGARTTYLIGYGAWIAAAALSVVLAATGTIIPRSMLPLEVVMVPVLVAAYRKLIGPRQSFKGIVVLASLFLFPCGTFALTYTGVL; this is translated from the coding sequence GTGAGCACGGATGTGCGGGTGCGGGGATCGGCGGCACGGGTCCGGGACGTCGTCGCGGTCGGCCGGCCGGCGTTCTGGGTGGTCTCGATCGTGCCTTATTACACAGGGATCCTGCTGGCGACGCACCGGCTGATCCCGCCGGTCGAGGAGTGGCCGCGGCTGATCGTCGGCGCGATCGTGATGGGGCCGCTGGTCTGGCTGGCGGTCCTCGCGGTCAACGACGCGTACGATCTGCCGAGCGACCGGCTCAACCCGCGCAAGGCGAAGTCGCCGCTGCTCGACGGCCGGATCACGCTGCGCGCGGCGAAGCGACTGGCCTTCGCCGCGGCGGTGGCGGCGGTCGGGCTGAGCCTGCATGTGGGGATCGTGTTCGCGCTGGGCGTCCTGCTCGCCGTGCTGCTCGGGTACGCGTACTCCGTGCCGCCGGTGCGCCTCAAGACCCGCGCCGGCTTCGACGTCGCGGTCAACGCCCTTGCGCTCGGAGCGTTCGGGCCGCTCGCCGGGTGGGCGGCAATCAACCCGGACCTCAGCGACTTCCCGTGGCTGATGGGCCTGCAGGGCACGCTCGCCGCCGTCGGGCTCTACCTCCCGACCACGCTCGCGGACCTCGAAGCGGACCGCGCCGCCGGGTACCAGACCATCGCGGTCCGCTTCGGTGCGCGTACGACGTACCTGATCGGGTACGGCGCCTGGATCGCGGCGGCCGCGCTGTCGGTGGTGCTCGCCGCGACCGGGACGATCATCCCGCGCAGCATGCTCCCGCTCGAGGTCGTGATGGTGCCGGTGCTGGTCGCGGCGTACCGCAAGCTGATCGGGCCGCGCCAGTCGTTCAAGGGGATCGTGGTGCTGGCGTCGCTGTTCCTCTTCCCCTGCGGGACGTTCGCGCTGACTTATACCGGAGTGCTCTGA
- a CDS encoding ATP-binding cassette domain-containing protein: MISTRALTRDFVVSRTETVHAVRGISLDVAPGELVAVLGPNGAGKTTTLRMLTTLITPTSGTATVAGYDVTTQPSQVRRRIGYVGQGNGAGHNQRVGDELAGQGVIYGLDRRAAKSRAGELLEALELTDLARRKVSELSGGQRRRLDVAMGLVHAPSLLFLDEPSTGLDPQNRANLWDHILRMRERYEMTIVLTTHYLDEADSMAERVVVVDHGEVIADDTADALKAKLAGDRIALTVAPGNLDRLRRIAEQVPGAAEVVAVGDEVSLRVVDGPATLPQLVGLAQQNGVPIAAAQVHRPTLDDVFLNLTGRSLREDSNDSTRFTGRAA, encoded by the coding sequence GTGATCAGCACCCGAGCGCTCACCCGGGATTTCGTGGTGAGCCGTACCGAGACCGTGCACGCCGTCCGCGGCATCAGCCTGGACGTCGCACCCGGCGAACTGGTCGCCGTCCTCGGCCCGAACGGCGCCGGCAAGACCACCACGCTGCGGATGCTCACCACCTTGATCACCCCGACCTCCGGCACCGCGACGGTCGCCGGGTACGACGTGACCACGCAGCCGAGCCAGGTGCGGCGCCGGATCGGGTACGTCGGCCAGGGCAACGGCGCGGGCCACAACCAGCGCGTCGGCGACGAGCTCGCCGGTCAAGGCGTGATCTACGGACTCGACCGGCGCGCCGCCAAGTCCCGGGCCGGCGAACTGCTCGAGGCCCTCGAACTGACCGACCTGGCCCGGCGCAAGGTGTCGGAACTGTCCGGCGGCCAGCGGCGCCGGCTCGACGTCGCGATGGGTCTCGTGCACGCGCCGTCGCTGCTGTTCCTGGACGAGCCGTCGACCGGGCTCGACCCGCAGAACCGCGCGAACCTCTGGGACCACATCCTGCGGATGCGGGAGCGGTACGAGATGACGATCGTGCTCACCACGCACTACCTGGACGAGGCCGACTCGATGGCCGAGCGGGTGGTCGTCGTCGACCACGGCGAGGTGATCGCCGACGACACCGCCGACGCACTGAAGGCCAAGCTGGCCGGTGACCGGATCGCACTGACCGTTGCCCCTGGCAACTTGGACCGGCTGCGGCGGATCGCCGAGCAGGTGCCCGGCGCCGCCGAGGTCGTCGCCGTCGGCGACGAGGTCAGCCTCCGGGTCGTCGACGGCCCGGCTACACTTCCCCAGCTCGTCGGCCTGGCACAGCAGAACGGCGTACCGATCGCGGCGGCGCAGGTGCATCGGCCGACGCTCGACGACGTGTTCCTCAACCTTACCGGCCGCAGCCTGCGGGAAGACTCAAATGACAGTACTCGATTTACAGGAAGGGCAGCCTGA
- a CDS encoding phytanoyl-CoA dioxygenase family protein: MTLTRPELETDYALSRSAVRHFAEHGFVKLKNVLSPETIAEYEPEITGKVLELNTQDQPLEERDTYGKAFLQVTNLWQDSERVLEFVSSPRLARIATQLLGVQSVRLYHDQALYKESGGGVTPWHADQYYWPFATDRCVTVWIPLQETPMEMGPLSFAAGSHTFEHGRDLPISDESERVLREALAEQNFPEVSEPYELGEVSYHLGWTFHHAPPNTTEIPRRVMTIIYIDADMRIAAPTNENQEIDLAHWMPGAQPGDPVTSPLNPVLY, translated from the coding sequence ATGACTCTGACCCGCCCGGAGCTGGAGACCGACTACGCCCTCAGCCGGTCCGCCGTCAGGCACTTCGCCGAGCACGGTTTCGTGAAGCTGAAGAACGTGCTCAGCCCCGAGACGATCGCGGAGTACGAGCCGGAGATCACCGGCAAGGTGCTCGAGCTGAACACCCAGGACCAGCCGCTCGAGGAGCGCGACACCTACGGCAAGGCGTTCCTGCAGGTGACGAACCTGTGGCAGGACAGCGAGCGTGTGCTGGAGTTCGTGTCGTCGCCGCGGCTGGCGCGGATCGCGACGCAACTGCTCGGCGTGCAGTCGGTGCGGCTGTACCACGACCAGGCGCTGTACAAGGAGTCCGGCGGCGGCGTCACCCCGTGGCACGCGGACCAGTACTACTGGCCGTTCGCGACCGACCGGTGCGTGACGGTCTGGATCCCCTTGCAGGAAACGCCGATGGAGATGGGGCCGTTGTCGTTCGCGGCCGGCAGCCACACGTTCGAGCACGGGCGTGACCTGCCGATCAGCGACGAGTCCGAGCGGGTCCTGCGGGAGGCCCTGGCCGAGCAGAACTTCCCGGAGGTCTCGGAGCCGTACGAGCTCGGTGAGGTCAGCTACCACCTCGGCTGGACCTTCCACCACGCGCCGCCGAACACGACCGAGATTCCGCGCCGGGTGATGACGATCATCTACATCGACGCCGACATGCGGATCGCGGCGCCGACGAACGAGAACCAGGAGATCGACCTCGCGCACTGGATGCCCGGCGCGCAGCCCGGCGACCCGGTCACCTCCCCGCTCAACCCGGTCCTGTACTGA
- a CDS encoding VOC family protein → MSITLHALAVDAKDPARLARFWSDLLGWELADGNELLPDEKTPFGMRFLPSPVEEKPPSHIHFHLTSETPEQQQETVARALELGGRHIDIGQSPEATYIVLADPEGNEFCVIEAGNNFLANTAFFGEVATDGTREVGYFWSKALDWPLVWDQDEETAIQAPSGGPKIAWGGPPVSPKPPKNPMHLDLTVPAGGDVDAEVERLVALGATRLESGQEGAAAIPMADPDGNEFCILTAPREPASS, encoded by the coding sequence ATGAGCATCACGCTGCACGCACTGGCGGTCGACGCAAAGGATCCCGCCCGGCTGGCGCGGTTCTGGTCCGACCTTCTCGGCTGGGAACTGGCCGACGGCAACGAACTGCTGCCCGACGAGAAGACCCCGTTCGGGATGCGGTTCCTGCCGAGTCCCGTCGAGGAGAAGCCGCCGAGCCACATCCACTTCCACCTGACCAGCGAGACGCCCGAGCAGCAGCAGGAGACGGTGGCGCGGGCGCTCGAGCTCGGTGGCCGGCATATCGACATCGGCCAGTCGCCGGAGGCGACCTACATCGTCCTCGCGGATCCGGAGGGCAACGAGTTCTGCGTGATCGAGGCGGGGAACAACTTCCTCGCGAACACCGCGTTCTTCGGCGAGGTCGCCACGGACGGCACGCGCGAGGTCGGGTACTTCTGGAGCAAGGCCCTCGACTGGCCGCTGGTCTGGGACCAGGACGAGGAGACCGCGATCCAGGCGCCGTCCGGCGGCCCGAAGATCGCGTGGGGCGGCCCGCCGGTCAGCCCGAAGCCGCCGAAGAACCCGATGCATCTCGACCTCACCGTGCCCGCCGGCGGCGACGTGGACGCCGAGGTCGAGCGGCTGGTGGCGCTCGGCGCCACCCGGCTGGAGAGCGGCCAGGAAGGCGCCGCCGCGATCCCGATGGCCGATCCGGACGGCAACGAGTTCTGCATCCTGACCGCACCGCGAGAGCCCGCCTCGTCCTGA
- a CDS encoding ABC-F family ATP-binding cassette domain-containing protein, with protein MSAQLSLHDVTKSYDHRLVLDRISCAFPPGQVSGLIGENGSGKSTLLRILAGREPATDGTVVTDGSIGFLAQDNPLPLDLDVQALADHALADLRRIEARMRELEGLLANGCDDVLGEYGELQTVFEHREGYDADARFARATYGLGLSTLPADRRLSELSGGELARLHLAAVLASSPEILLLDEPTNHLDVSAATWLEDHLRSRRGTTVVVSHDRAFLERTASTLFEVDGDTHRVTRYGNGFQGYLREKAAERARLEQARQQWEDDVAEMRVLVRTTADRVAYGRPMKDNNKVAYDRKTGRVNEAERSKIRNAKERLRRLEEDPPPVPAKPLRFSASIRTTGAPAGLDAVGVAVEGRLRPMSLEVPAGGRVLITGPNGVGKSTLLDVLAGVLPPDSGYVDRSGRIGYLRQEVEEPRPDETLRQALARHPGAAALGLFRQEQLQTRVGALSTGQRRRLALARALTTPYDVLLLDEPTNHLSLVLVEELEAALDRYAGALVVVSHDRRFISRWRGRLVELKENSYVSQ; from the coding sequence ATGTCTGCCCAGTTGTCCCTGCACGACGTCACGAAGTCCTACGACCACCGCCTGGTGCTCGACCGGATCAGCTGTGCCTTCCCGCCGGGCCAGGTCAGCGGCCTGATCGGCGAGAACGGCTCCGGCAAGTCGACCCTGCTGCGGATCCTCGCCGGTCGCGAGCCGGCCACCGACGGCACGGTCGTCACGGATGGCAGCATCGGCTTCCTGGCGCAGGACAACCCGCTGCCGCTCGACCTCGACGTCCAGGCGCTCGCCGATCACGCCCTCGCCGACCTGCGCCGGATCGAGGCGCGGATGCGTGAACTCGAAGGCCTGCTGGCCAACGGATGCGACGACGTCCTCGGCGAGTACGGCGAGCTGCAGACCGTGTTCGAGCATCGCGAGGGGTACGACGCCGATGCCCGTTTCGCGCGGGCGACGTACGGTCTCGGGCTGTCCACGCTGCCCGCCGATCGCCGCCTGTCGGAACTGTCCGGCGGCGAGCTGGCGCGGCTGCACCTGGCCGCGGTCCTCGCGTCGTCCCCGGAGATCCTGCTCCTCGACGAGCCGACGAACCACCTGGACGTGTCGGCCGCGACCTGGCTGGAGGACCACCTGCGGTCGCGGCGCGGCACGACGGTGGTCGTGTCACACGACCGCGCCTTCCTCGAGCGAACAGCCTCGACGCTGTTCGAGGTCGACGGCGACACGCATCGCGTCACGCGGTACGGCAACGGTTTCCAGGGCTACCTGCGCGAGAAGGCGGCCGAGCGGGCGCGGCTGGAGCAGGCCCGGCAGCAGTGGGAGGACGACGTCGCGGAGATGCGCGTGCTGGTCCGCACGACGGCCGACCGGGTCGCGTACGGGCGCCCGATGAAGGACAACAACAAGGTCGCGTACGACCGGAAGACGGGTCGCGTCAACGAGGCGGAGCGCAGCAAGATCCGCAACGCGAAGGAACGGCTGCGCCGGCTGGAGGAGGACCCGCCGCCAGTGCCGGCCAAGCCGCTCCGGTTCAGCGCCTCGATCCGTACGACGGGTGCGCCCGCCGGCCTGGACGCGGTCGGCGTCGCGGTCGAGGGGCGCCTGCGGCCGATGTCGCTCGAAGTACCAGCTGGTGGTCGCGTGCTGATCACCGGTCCGAACGGAGTCGGCAAGTCGACATTGCTCGACGTCCTCGCCGGGGTGCTGCCGCCGGACTCCGGGTACGTCGACCGGAGCGGGCGGATCGGCTACCTCCGGCAGGAAGTGGAGGAGCCACGACCGGACGAAACGTTGCGCCAGGCCCTCGCCCGCCATCCCGGCGCGGCGGCGCTCGGGCTGTTCCGCCAGGAGCAGTTGCAGACCCGCGTCGGTGCGTTGTCGACCGGTCAACGCCGGCGTCTCGCGCTGGCGCGAGCACTGACCACGCCGTACGACGTACTGCTGCTCGACGAGCCGACCAACCACCTGTCGCTCGTCCTGGTGGAGGAACTCGAGGCAGCACTGGACCGGTACGCCGGCGCGCTCGTCGTCGTCAGCCACGACCGCCGCTTCATCTCCCGGTGGCGCGGGAGGCTCGTCGAGCTGAAGGAGAACAGCTATGTCAGTCAGTGA
- a CDS encoding NAD(P)H-binding protein, translating into MTPILIVSGKGKTGRRVAAQLDARGVPYRLASRSTEPRFDWYDESTWADAVRGTETAYLAPPVGPTGLAQAGKFVQRADGLRRLVLLSGRGVGSPGRDFAVYDGSLELENVVRASGLDWTIVQPAWFAQGFSEDFLRYHVLAGEIRLSAGTGAEAWIDTDDVGDVMTTALLDDSYSGQTLAISGPRTLTMTEIATELTEATGRKITYVDLAPEDHVSELIEQGLTPEDADAVRDLFAVIRNHRSEYVSTGVDEVLGRPPRDFTHWARATAATGVWTG; encoded by the coding sequence ATGACACCGATCCTGATCGTCAGTGGCAAAGGCAAGACCGGCCGCCGCGTCGCGGCCCAGCTCGACGCCCGCGGCGTCCCGTACCGGCTGGCGTCCCGCTCCACCGAACCGCGCTTCGACTGGTACGACGAGAGCACCTGGGCGGACGCGGTCCGCGGTACCGAGACCGCGTACCTCGCGCCGCCGGTCGGACCGACCGGGCTCGCCCAGGCCGGCAAGTTCGTGCAACGGGCCGACGGGCTCCGGCGGCTGGTCCTGCTGTCCGGCCGCGGCGTCGGCAGCCCGGGCCGCGACTTCGCCGTGTACGACGGCTCGCTCGAGCTGGAGAACGTCGTACGGGCGAGCGGGCTGGACTGGACGATCGTGCAGCCGGCGTGGTTCGCGCAGGGGTTCAGCGAGGACTTCCTGCGCTACCACGTGCTGGCCGGTGAGATCCGGTTGTCTGCCGGCACCGGCGCCGAGGCGTGGATCGACACCGACGACGTCGGCGACGTGATGACCACCGCGCTGCTCGACGACTCCTACAGCGGTCAGACCCTCGCGATCTCCGGCCCCCGCACGCTCACGATGACCGAGATCGCCACCGAACTCACCGAGGCCACCGGCCGCAAGATCACGTACGTCGACCTCGCCCCCGAGGACCACGTCAGCGAGCTGATCGAGCAGGGCCTGACCCCGGAGGACGCCGACGCGGTCCGCGACCTGTTCGCCGTGATCCGCAACCACCGCTCCGAGTACGTCTCCACCGGCGTGGACGAGGTCCTCGGCCGCCCACCCCGCGACTTCACCCACTGGGCCCGCGCAACCGCGGCCACCGGTGTGTGGACGGGGTGA